From one Planococcus citri chromosome 3, ihPlaCitr1.1, whole genome shotgun sequence genomic stretch:
- the LOC135841591 gene encoding adenosine kinase-like isoform X1 yields the protein MNARGLLLLPLLHLQLLKMASTTVNGCCKDDTYWITAIGNPNVDLIVKVDDTYLFDKYNLAIDGHLPTHPEFMDKVRADVFERNYEVLCTPGGCAQNTLRVLQWLIGDPSCKCAMIGSIGVDKEAEFLEKEMKKAGVNAIYTKLNDYRTASVIGITYQKNRSFVYGLKMGAASQYSLPILLANPDAVSALKRSKIVHLEAFFTIHSMEVGLEVLKICSSSDAITSFNLCGEYTLKMNKNAVIAFYDACDIVIGNLPEFYSLCDELSMKRDHPREALEQLHRRIMSNVKNQRNYAIKSFEKYGKIIIATNGSEPVYCYTKCDGFIEFPIPAVDPGKIKDTTGAGDAFLAGFLHGILHDAPITKCLELGYRMGAEIIQQHGCVLPDKDPAIFTDNL from the exons ATGAATGCTCGTGGCCTATTATTACTTCCTTTGCTACACCTACAATTACttaa AATGGCGTCTACAACGGTCAACGGCTGCTGTAAAGATGATACTTATTGGATAACCGCAATTGGCAATCCTAATGTGGACCTGATTGTAAAAGTAGATGACACTTACCTGTTCGATAAATATAATTTAGCTATCGATGGCCATCTTCCAACACATCCGGAATTTATGGATAAAGTCAGAGCGGATGTTTTCGA gcGTAATTACGAAGTGTTATGTACTCCTGGAGGATGTGCCCAAAACACGCTGCGAGTGTTGCAGTGGCTGATTGGCGATCCGTCTTGTAAATGTGCCATGATCGGTTCGATCGGCGTTGATAAAGAAgccgaatttttagaaaaagaaatgaagaaagCTGGAGTAAATGCGAT atatacGAAACTGAACGATTACCGAACAGCTTCGGTGATCGGTATCACTTACCAGAAAAACCGATCATTTGTTTACGGCTTGAAAATGGGAGCAGCGTCTCAATATTCACTGCCAATTTTACTCGCCAATCCAGACGCTGTTTCAGCCCTCAAACGATCCAAGATCGTCCACCTAGAAGCTTTTTTCACCATACACTCGATGGAAGTGGGTTTAGAAGTACTAAAGATATGTTCTTCGAGCGACGCCATCACCTCTTTCAATTTATGCGGCGAATACacgttgaaaatgaacaaaaacgcTGTAATAGCTTTCTACGACGCTTGCGACATTGTTATCGGAAACTTACCTGAATTTTATTCGCTCTGCGACGAGTTATCGATGAAACGTGATCATCCCAGAGAAGCTTTAGAGCAACTCCATCGTAGAATCATGAGCAACGTTAAAAACCAAAGAAACTACGCTATTAAATCGTTcgaaaaatatggtaaaattatAATCGCCACGAACGGTAGCGAACCCGTATATTGTTATACTAAATGCGATGGTTTTATCGAGTTTCCCATTCCTGCCGTCGATCCGGGTAAAATAAAAGATACCACAGGAGCCGGAGATGCTTTTTTGGCCGGATTTCTCCACGGTATACTGCACGATGCTCCTATTACCAAATGTTTGGAGCTTGGGTATCGTATGGGGGCGGAAATCATCCAACAACACGGTTGTGTTTTACCCGATAAAGATCCTGCAATTTTTACCGATAATTTGTGA
- the LOC135841591 gene encoding adenosine kinase-like isoform X2 translates to MASTTVNGCCKDDTYWITAIGNPNVDLIVKVDDTYLFDKYNLAIDGHLPTHPEFMDKVRADVFERNYEVLCTPGGCAQNTLRVLQWLIGDPSCKCAMIGSIGVDKEAEFLEKEMKKAGVNAIYTKLNDYRTASVIGITYQKNRSFVYGLKMGAASQYSLPILLANPDAVSALKRSKIVHLEAFFTIHSMEVGLEVLKICSSSDAITSFNLCGEYTLKMNKNAVIAFYDACDIVIGNLPEFYSLCDELSMKRDHPREALEQLHRRIMSNVKNQRNYAIKSFEKYGKIIIATNGSEPVYCYTKCDGFIEFPIPAVDPGKIKDTTGAGDAFLAGFLHGILHDAPITKCLELGYRMGAEIIQQHGCVLPDKDPAIFTDNL, encoded by the exons ATGGCGTCTACAACGGTCAACGGCTGCTGTAAAGATGATACTTATTGGATAACCGCAATTGGCAATCCTAATGTGGACCTGATTGTAAAAGTAGATGACACTTACCTGTTCGATAAATATAATTTAGCTATCGATGGCCATCTTCCAACACATCCGGAATTTATGGATAAAGTCAGAGCGGATGTTTTCGA gcGTAATTACGAAGTGTTATGTACTCCTGGAGGATGTGCCCAAAACACGCTGCGAGTGTTGCAGTGGCTGATTGGCGATCCGTCTTGTAAATGTGCCATGATCGGTTCGATCGGCGTTGATAAAGAAgccgaatttttagaaaaagaaatgaagaaagCTGGAGTAAATGCGAT atatacGAAACTGAACGATTACCGAACAGCTTCGGTGATCGGTATCACTTACCAGAAAAACCGATCATTTGTTTACGGCTTGAAAATGGGAGCAGCGTCTCAATATTCACTGCCAATTTTACTCGCCAATCCAGACGCTGTTTCAGCCCTCAAACGATCCAAGATCGTCCACCTAGAAGCTTTTTTCACCATACACTCGATGGAAGTGGGTTTAGAAGTACTAAAGATATGTTCTTCGAGCGACGCCATCACCTCTTTCAATTTATGCGGCGAATACacgttgaaaatgaacaaaaacgcTGTAATAGCTTTCTACGACGCTTGCGACATTGTTATCGGAAACTTACCTGAATTTTATTCGCTCTGCGACGAGTTATCGATGAAACGTGATCATCCCAGAGAAGCTTTAGAGCAACTCCATCGTAGAATCATGAGCAACGTTAAAAACCAAAGAAACTACGCTATTAAATCGTTcgaaaaatatggtaaaattatAATCGCCACGAACGGTAGCGAACCCGTATATTGTTATACTAAATGCGATGGTTTTATCGAGTTTCCCATTCCTGCCGTCGATCCGGGTAAAATAAAAGATACCACAGGAGCCGGAGATGCTTTTTTGGCCGGATTTCTCCACGGTATACTGCACGATGCTCCTATTACCAAATGTTTGGAGCTTGGGTATCGTATGGGGGCGGAAATCATCCAACAACACGGTTGTGTTTTACCCGATAAAGATCCTGCAATTTTTACCGATAATTTGTGA